TCTCGTCATTAGAAAATATCCATATAAGTGATAGAAAACCAGGCTATCCTGACACCATTAACAACTCTGTTTACTTCTGATAACCAGGACTGAGCGTTTGCTAGAATTTTGGTAGAGCTTTTATAGGCTCCAAgtaccttttttctcttttattttcaaactcaCTGCCTGTTAGAATGCCTTCTATGGACAGCCCTCAGGAGAATCCCCCCAGGGACTGCTACAAGAGTCCAGACAGAGGTGTTCTCAGAGGCTCTCCTGGGACACCGGCAGCCTTGGACACCAGATGCCCCGAAATCACCGACAGAGGCCAACATACCCCGCAGTTCACGATCCTGGAAGTTTGGTCCCCTACTTAGTCTGAATCCCTCCTGGCAGGGCTGGAAAGGGCCCAAGACCACAACTCTGCCAACTCTCCCAGGACCCTCCAAGTCtgtccctgccacccagcagggcTGCTGGGTTACAGAAGCTGTGTGACGTCCCTGGCAAATGGCAGCCCCACTGTGCTTCCCACACCTCGCCTGGCAGCCCCTTCCATCTGACTCAGAGAAAGTTCTTTTTGCTAAGCTGAGATTGGGTTCTCTTACAATGCCCAGCCCTGGGCTCCACCCCTTGGGACCATACAAACCTCCTCTCCCCAGTGACAGTAACTCCGAGACTGCTTGTGTATACAGGGACAGAATGCTATGGGAAGCCTCAGGCCTGAAGGCCAACTATTCCCCTTCTTGGCTGTGTGAGCCTGGGAAAGTCACTGACTTCTCTAACTGACGGTTCTCCTGTTGTTTTGTAGGGAAATCACTGAGATCATCACAGACTTAATACTACACCTCACAAGACAAGGCTTACTCCAAAATGTCTGGCTGCTCATCTGTTTACTCACTCGGGCACTGACAACTGTCCCCCGGTCCCAAATCCTGTCCATACTACACATCCCCAGTTCCCTCGATGGCACATCCTGCTTTCCGGTAGTACTAGAAATACATCAAGCCCCCACAGGGAGCTTTGTAATTCTGTGCTGCTCACCTTCTCTCACTGAGCTTCAAGTCTCTCTGTAACACTGTCAGGTCAATCTGGAAGTTGCTTATGTGCAAGGCAAGTATGATGACGTATGCAGTGATCTTTGCCTTCATAGAATCCGAAATCAAGTTCCGCAGGCTGCGAAGGCAGTGgcagtgaaggagagagagtgcataagatGATTAATCtgagagcaaaataaaaacatccaaGCCTGTTTTCATACACACTCCATGTCTTCCCACactggggagaagaaaagaaagttgagCACCATTCGAGGTCCTGTCATGGTGCCCACGCCGTCACACACAGTGGAGCAGTGAGGCAACCCCAGCATGCCCTCCAGGTGGGACGAAGAAAGCCACATGTATACTTTCCCCAGGCAGAGTTAAGAGTCTTGCAATGATAAGGACCCTCAGAGCCTGACCCCACTGCTCAGGTGGGCTGCTGGGAAAACAGTCATCCCAAATCCAGGTGCTGATGTTTCCAAGCACGCTCAGAGCAGGAAACACATTCTGAGCCAAGGGCAGGAAAGAAGGCCAGATATGCTGCTCTGGGTCCCTTCCCCAAACTCATCACGCTGGCCTGTGCTTTTCTGCTACACTGCCTTCCCATGGAACACCGGTTCTGTGGGGTATGAGGAAGGGTTCCTTGAAAGAAGTCTCCATGGCAGGACTTCCTAGAGCTGCTAATGGGAACTTCCCCACGGGGCACAGAGCATGTAGTATGTAGGGTTTCCTCAACTACCTGGACCCCAGGCCCCTGCAAATGGCCATGAGTGCTCTCCTCAGCAGTGTCTGCGGACATGGAAGCCAATCTATGCTCTAGTGCCCCTGCCCAACCCTTCCCGCCTGCTTTCTCCTCTACAGGCAGAAGCCCCGGAAGTTAAGCCCCGAAGTCAAGCCCTGACCTGCCATTGTTGTAGGTCAAGCAGGTGAAGTGCTTCAGCAGTTTGCTGTTGATGATGTGGGGGACTCCAGGTCCCAGGGCACCTGCAACACAAAGATGAGTTTGCGTGTTTTGTTTCCAAACCCTCATACCACACCTCCTCCGTGAGCTGGGACAAGAGGCCAACAGCTGCACCACCACAAGGAACAAAACCGtgtgggaagagaagcaggggcCTGTGAACCAGGACAGCCACCTGCCAATGCAAACGTGCTCGGGGTGCTTCAGCCTGCAGGCCACCTGCACCCAAGAGACATCTGTGACGGGGCAGTggtgaggaggaggaacagaCTCCGATGAGGCCTGAAGTCACAGAATTCGTAAGATGCAACACAGACTGTGGCAAAAgcccaaggagagggaaagaagggcgACTGGAACGTGCAAATGAGCAACAACCAAGTACCGACAACATACAGACTGTTGGGAGCTCCAGCGCCGTAACGAGACGGCACCAGCATGGGCCTGAAACCACAGGTGGGTTTCCAACTCTGGGGAGATAGGAGTGTGGGACACCCCCCCACACCTGCCGTGGCCCTCACTGTAGGTGACACGGGTCACCAGGGGAACTCTCTTCTCTCTCCGTCGGAAATTAGCTGACACAACACAGCCCTGCCACCGGCCTTCATGTGAGCAAAGCCAATTTTTCTCCCCACAGGATTGACATCTGTCCAAccgtcttttaaaattttcatttgactGGATACTATACTTTGCCCAATGTAGAAGAAAGAGTAGTCAATGTTAGCTCTGAACAATCGTACAACCCAGCCTGTCCCCActttcagatgaggaaagagcCGGGCCAATTGTCTCGGCATGCTGGCGGCGCCCACAGGAACCCGTTACACAGAAATAGAGATCTGCACAAGCACAGGCATTTTCTTCTCTCATCAGAGCCGGTCTAAGAGACAAGTAACAGGCTGGAAATAACTAGAATAAAATGTCTACTTACTTTTCCGCTTAATCACCTTCTGTGCTCGAAATTTGATGAGCGTGTCCAGAAACCATATGCATCGGGCCTGGCGGTCTCGGCTCTCCTCATCTGATGACAAAGACTTCAATGCTTCTATGACAAAGGAGCAGTGGCTAAAACaagggcggggttggggggggcaagGGAGGAATGCATTTAAGACCAGCTGTCAGGAGCCACTGCCGCTCTCACAATGAAAACATCGGGCATCTGCCACAGCTGATACACAACAGTCGAGGAAGGGCCATCCTGTTAATGCTCTCTGTAACATGGCGAGCACAGGACTAGGGCACTAAAGGGTTGTGACACGGCGAGCACAGGGCTAGGGCACTAAAGGGCTAGACAATAAATATTCCAGCCTCTGTGGGCCCTGTGGTCTCTGCTGCATCTACTCAGAGCTGCCCCTGTAGTGCAAGAGCAGCCATTAATCACACACAAATGAATGGCCacggctgtgttccaataaaactttattcgtAGGCAGCAGAACAGATTCGGCACAGTCTAACAACACAGTCTGCCAGACAGTACGTCCCAGCCTGATGTTGCGCTCAGGGGCCCAGGCTTTTGAGTTAGACTGCCCGGGTTTGAATCCCCTCTCTGCCATTTAGTGGCTTAGGCAAGTCTCTGTATTCTATACATCTCTGTACACCATCTCCGCCTAAAACTTTAGGATAAAGATGGTAGCCTCCTCCTATGATTTTTTGGTGCATTGAATGAGACAATGCAAGGAGAGCATTTGGAACAGTACTTGGCACATGTAAGAGCTCCTTCAGTGTTAGCTGTTATTTTTATGTACTGTTCCACAACCAGGAGGATCCTGGATTCAGAGAGGTGAGAAGGTTCTTCAAGGTCATCTTACAGCAgtctcatttcacagataagaaaactgaggctctgagagggaAGACCACGCAGTACCTCTGGCAGAGCTCAGGGACTCTGTTCTCCAAACTCTCAGCCCAGAGCCCATTCCTGCACCTGCTGTGCAGCTACACGAAGTTACACGAAGACAACCAAGGACCAGGAATAAGCTTTTCTGCACATGTATCTTTGGAACGAAAACCAAAAAAAGCACTCTCGAAACTAGGGAACCAACCCAGGGTtgacaatttttcattttctcaagacgaaatctttaaaagaaaaaaaaaagtaagaaaattccGCTGTCATTGTAAAAGAAAAGCTGCTCGAAGGGCCAAAGGAGACAGGGGAGATAATctgagtattttaaaatacacactaTTTAAATtagcttaactttttaaaaagatttatttatttcttttagagtgCGAGCACgcgcccaagcagggggaggggcagagggagagagaaggaaagaagcagactccctggtaaGTGCAGGGTTGGAAgcgggggcttgatctcataaccctgagatcatgacccgaggtgaaatcaagagtcagactcttagccaactgagccatcagggTGCCCCCATAAATTTGACTTTATGTAGAAAGTGTATAAAGTGACTTGTGTATAACGTAACTTTATGTATGAAGTGTCCACTGGCACCTAGTCACAGGTTGGCACCTGGGCCCTGCCGGGGACAATCACTGTCAGCGTAACACTGGGGACACCAGGCCAGCTCCGGCTCCAAGCCCCACACCGCAAGGCCTCACCACCCTCTGCTCAGTCAAAGGCGCCATGCACTCAGAGGCCACTTCTCTGCCCCCTGAATGCCACCCACAGCCTTGGGACAGAGGCCcgaaatattttcaagaaaacacTGGCTCATTCATGTTCAAATGTTGAAAAGACATACACCCCTACCAACGGACATCCCTAAAGGTCCGCTTCATGTCTGACTACTGTAGTATTCTGACATCACTGCCTCAGACACTCCATCTACcccagggcgggggaggggggtaccTGTTCTCTTCAATCATCTTCAGTATATCCTCTGAGGAGACGTTCCTGAAAGCTTCGGAGGGGCTCTGGAGAGCTTCATACTCCGCAGTGGACAGAACTAGTGACAGGTCAAGAACATAATCTGACCAAAATAGAAACATCCAACGAGCTCACTCACCTCAGAGTGGCCCCATGTTAGAGATGGGAAAGCTGAGGCCCAGATCGGGGAAGACCACACAGTACTGGGGCTGAGCACAGGGAATCGGTTCTCCAGATTCCTAGCCCAGAGCCCGTTCCCTGCTGGGGCTTTTCTGCCTCCTCAACTGATTACAAAGCCACTGCAGTTATGTTCCCTCTGACTAGACCAACCAGTAGGAAAATTCTATGCTCTACCTTTTACAAATCAGTCTGCCCTAGACTTAGGGCTCACGTGAAAGTCTTATTTTGACTACTCACAGAGAGTGGCCCCCACAGGGCTGAGCTTGAGGGTATCTGGCACCTTGCTGAGGAATGGGCTGGACTCCCAGGGGCTGCGGGCCGGTCCCACAGCTAGTGAGGAAGCCTAGCTGACTTCCAGCAATGGTGCCAGGGCGAGTACTTCTGTGAGCGTAATGGGACCAGCAACGTCCTCAGAGAGCCTGTCTGCCCACTCATGTGTGCGCCTCTCAACTTGTGAAATAAAGCAGCATTTCTACTGCAACAAGGATACGGTCTTCAAACTTATACACGTCTTCAGGCTTGGCGGCATCAGCGTGGCAGGGAGGAAGGTAGAGGGAGTCATTCTGCAGGTCGTCATGGATGGCATCATTGACCAGAGCTTTTCAATAAAGGAAGAGATGGTGCTGGTATCATGCTGTTTGGGTTTAGGCTCCCCAGTACTCTGTAACTTGTGTACTCAAGATTAATTGGCCCAGAAACTCCTAATCGGGGTGCTTCCGCCGATGCGGCCTGACCAGGCTGATGTCCACTCATAATACAAACCTAACCAGGCCCTGGAGAAGGCACACGCAGCACGGCTCCCCTCAAGCAGCCTGCACAGTAGCTGGGAGGGACAGTTGagctaataaatatttacaatataagAGAAGCTAAAAGTGAGGAAGAGGGCCATTCATGGCTTAATGTCCAGAAAACTCCACAAATTTTGAGTGAAAATGAAAAGTCAGAATATAAAACTGTGAACGACCCTACAAGAAAAACCACGTAAGGATTAAGTAAGcaggggtacccgggtggctcagtcagttaagcatctgacttcagtttgggtcatgatcccagggttccagggttgaaccccgtattgggctccctgctcggcaggaagcctgcttctctctgcctgctcctttccctgcttgtgctgtccccctctctctaataaataaatgaaattgcttaaaaaaagaaagaaaaaaagaaagaattgtaggggcacctgggtggctcagttgttgagcgcctgccttcagctctggtcacggccccagggtcctgagattgagccccgtatcgggctccctgctcggcaggaagcctgctttgccctctcccactcctcctgcttatgttccctctctcactgttgtctctctctgtcaaataaataaataaaatttaaaaaaaaaaagaatcaagcaaGCATATTAACATGGACAGAGAGGAATACAGGAACATTCTAATAGTTCATCTggtaaaatgatggaaaatgagtgaatttttttttaagttttttttttttttaagattttatttgtttatttgacagagagagagatcacaagtagacagagaggaaggcagagagaggcagaagcaggctccccggtgagcagagagcccaatgtggggctccatcccaggaccctcggatcatgacctgagccgaaggcggaggcttaacccactgaactagccaggtgtcccaaggttttttctttttttaaaagattttatttatttatttgacagagagagacaacagtgagagagggaacagaagtagggggagtgggagagggtgaagcaggcttccaccgagcagggagaccgatgcggggctcaatcccaggactctgggatcatgacccaagttgatgGCAGACacccaaggactgagccacccaggtgcccctgtttttttaaattttattttatttatttgggagacagggCAGAGGTAGGGGgaagggccgagggagagggagaagcagactcctcactgagcagggaccaatgtggggcgtgatcccaggatcccagggtcatgacctgggcctaaatcacgagtctgatgctcaaccaactgagccacccaggtgcccctttttcttttctttttaaatgtcctttgACAGCTGAGAGTCAACTGaacaaaaaaattcagaagtttatttatactttcaaataaatggagacaCATACTTCTATGTTCTggataagaaaatataatattgtaAAGAAGATGTTGattctctccattttattctCAATGGGATTTTGAGGCAATTCGACAAAGTAATTCTTAAGATCgcctggggaaaaaaaggagccaaccaggcacccctaaaatcccgttttatttttttaaaagattttatttatttatttgacagagagagagatcacaagtaggcagaggcagtcagagagagagggggaagcaggccccccactgagctaTTCTAACCAGTTTGTCAAAAATAAGGaggagaaggggcgcctgggtggctcagtgggttgagcccctgccttcggctcaggtcctgatctcagggtcctggcatcaagtcccgcatcgggttctctgcttggcagggagcctgcttcctcctctctctctctctgcctgcctctctgccttgttgtgatttctctctgtcaaaaaataaataaaatcttaaaaaaaaaaaaaaaaagagggatggaGGAATTTGCCCCATCAGAAAACAAGCTGGAAGATGAGGCTACTGAACTCCAAAGAGCCTGGTGCTGCCCCAGGAACAGAAAGAACAACTGAACAGAACAGACAGAATGTGCTGAAGTGAGGATGATTTTTTAACTCATCTACAAAAAAAAGGATGGAGCTGGGGACAGCTGGCTAAtcctttggaaaatataaaattaggtCTGTACCATATGccaaaaaaaatcttcattaagatttaaatgttaaaagtaaaattgtgaaaatactgaaagaaaacatagggaaatatttatataatcgCACAGTTTAAAAAGATTCTCTAAAAACtactaaaattccattttattttattatttatttttaggtaggctccttgcccagcatggagcctaacacagggcttaaactcataaccctgagatcaagacccatccacttaaccaaatgagccacccaggcacccctaaaatcctgttttattttatttaattatttatttattttttatttaattatttttttaaaagatttttttttttttttttaagattttatttatttatttgtcagagagagagaaagatcacaagtaggcagagaggcaggcagaggcagagggagaagcaggctccccgccaagcaaggaacccgatacgggactcgatcccaggacgctaggatcatgacctgagccgaaggcagccgcccaaccaactgagccacccaggcgtcccaagattttatttttttgacacagagagagatcacaagtaggcagaggcagtcagagagagagggggaagcaggctccccactgagcagagagcccgatgcagggctcgatcccaggaccctgagatcatgacctgagccgaaggcagaggcctaaccactgagccacccaggtgcccctaaaatcccattttaatagaaaaattgcTCTTATATAAACTTTCTCTTATGTTCTTATAATGCATCTgagcaataaatacatttttaaataatataattaatgcTCAAGCTGCTCATGAATTTAGGAACAGAAAAAGATCCACTGATCCCATAGTGATGCATTGTCTCAGTTCATTCTCACATCAGTTTTCTTGCCCCAAACCTCCCTGTGACCACCTCGAGACCGaggccttctccctctgcacctcaccAACTGGAACCCTGGCGCCCAAGACACAGCGCACGCACACCCGTCCCTGCACTGGTCTCCTCTACCTGACTGCGACCTCCCTGCAGGCAGCCGTGTCTTACTATATCCAGAGTCTGTTCCCCAAGGAGGCgtacagggagaagcaggaaggaatCCAGCCCTGATGCCCATTATTTCCATCTGTGGGGCAGGTAAAAGATCTCAAGAGAAGAGGAAGCGGCCTCTGTGAGCAAACTCTTATCCCGAGTCCCAGCTGCTTACCAGTCACACCCTTTGCATCAATAATATTCTCCGCGGCTTTAGCAACTGCAGAGTTGAGAGATTCACTGCCAACTTTGTTCATTCTTCTGGAGTTCAAAGCCCGCTTCTGTTTGGTGGTTCCAAAGGCTTCG
Above is a window of Meles meles chromosome 11, mMelMel3.1 paternal haplotype, whole genome shotgun sequence DNA encoding:
- the POLR1E gene encoding DNA-directed RNA polymerase I subunit RPA49 isoform X3, which translates into the protein MARLPARVQFSNGKLQNPGNMRFTLYKSSDSTNPRKKSQRILAAETDRLSYVGNNFGTGALKCNTLCRHFVGILNKTSGQMEVYDAELFNMQPLFSDESVESELTQESQTKSFREKMDSCIEAFGTTKQKRALNSRRMNKVGSESLNSAVAKAAENIIDAKGVTALVNDAIHDDLQNDSLYLPPCHADAAKPEDVYKFEDLLSTAEYEALQSPSEAFRNVSSEDILKMIEENSHCSFVIEALKSLSSDEESRDRQARCIWFLDTLIKFRAQKVIKRKSALGPGVPHIINSKLLKHFTCLTYNNGSLRNLISDSMKAKITAYVIILALHISNFQIDLTVLQRDLKLSERRMMEIAKAMRLKISKRRVSLAAGREEDHKLGTLSIPLPPAQTSERQSKRRRIT
- the POLR1E gene encoding DNA-directed RNA polymerase I subunit RPA49 isoform X1; this encodes MARLPARGKSAWKADGPRLGSIQTLGVGSGEMAAEVLPSARWLYCGEPDESQRAVLVQFSNGKLQNPGNMRFTLYKSSDSTNPRKKSQRILAAETDRLSYVGNNFGTGALKCNTLCRHFVGILNKTSGQMEVYDAELFNMQPLFSDESVESELTQESQTKSFREKMDSCIEAFGTTKQKRALNSRRMNKVGSESLNSAVAKAAENIIDAKGVTALVNDAIHDDLQNDSLYLPPCHADAAKPEDVYKFEDLLSTAEYEALQSPSEAFRNVSSEDILKMIEENSHCSFVIEALKSLSSDEESRDRQARCIWFLDTLIKFRAQKVIKRKSALGPGVPHIINSKLLKHFTCLTYNNGSLRNLISDSMKAKITAYVIILALHISNFQIDLTVLQRDLKLSERRMMEIAKAMRLKISKRRVSLAAGREEDHKLGTLSIPLPPAQTSERQSKRRRIT
- the POLR1E gene encoding DNA-directed RNA polymerase I subunit RPA49 isoform X2; protein product: MAAEVLPSARWLYCGEPDESQRAVLVQFSNGKLQNPGNMRFTLYKSSDSTNPRKKSQRILAAETDRLSYVGNNFGTGALKCNTLCRHFVGILNKTSGQMEVYDAELFNMQPLFSDESVESELTQESQTKSFREKMDSCIEAFGTTKQKRALNSRRMNKVGSESLNSAVAKAAENIIDAKGVTALVNDAIHDDLQNDSLYLPPCHADAAKPEDVYKFEDLLSTAEYEALQSPSEAFRNVSSEDILKMIEENSHCSFVIEALKSLSSDEESRDRQARCIWFLDTLIKFRAQKVIKRKSALGPGVPHIINSKLLKHFTCLTYNNGSLRNLISDSMKAKITAYVIILALHISNFQIDLTVLQRDLKLSERRMMEIAKAMRLKISKRRVSLAAGREEDHKLGTLSIPLPPAQTSERQSKRRRIT